Proteins found in one Polyangiaceae bacterium genomic segment:
- a CDS encoding N-acetyl-gamma-glutamyl-phosphate reductase, which yields MSSSLSVGVLGASGYTGAELVRLIAGHPRLSLAWVGAQSNAGKRLGAVLPATEGVPGLGDREIEAFDPANAAELAARVDVVFTALPHAASARAGAALFGAGVRVVDLSADFRLRNVATYEKWYGQHPARELLETAVYGLPELHRDELAGARLIAAPGCYPTSATLALAPVLRAKLVEPTGIVIDSKSGVSGAGRSPTPSTHLPETAEGLRAYKVAGSHRHVPEIEQELGRAAGEEIRVTFTPHLAPMSRGILTTAYARLSPGTTAQSCRDAAKKLYAGGLVTVLDDGRLPDTLHVRGSARAHVAYAADERTGVLLALCAIDNLARGASAQAIQALNVSLGWPDALGLPEVGLFP from the coding sequence ATGTCTTCATCGCTCTCGGTCGGCGTTCTAGGCGCCAGTGGTTACACCGGCGCGGAGCTGGTGCGGTTGATCGCGGGGCACCCGCGGCTCAGCCTGGCGTGGGTCGGGGCGCAGAGCAACGCCGGCAAGCGCCTGGGCGCGGTGCTGCCGGCTACGGAAGGAGTGCCCGGGCTGGGAGACCGGGAGATCGAAGCCTTCGATCCGGCGAACGCAGCGGAGCTCGCCGCACGGGTGGACGTGGTGTTCACCGCGCTGCCCCACGCCGCGAGCGCCCGCGCGGGAGCTGCTCTGTTCGGTGCGGGTGTCCGCGTCGTGGATCTGTCGGCGGACTTCCGGCTCCGTAATGTGGCAACCTACGAGAAGTGGTACGGCCAGCATCCCGCGCGGGAGCTGCTCGAGACCGCGGTGTATGGACTGCCGGAGCTGCACCGCGACGAGCTTGCCGGCGCACGCCTGATCGCCGCCCCGGGCTGCTATCCGACCAGCGCCACCCTCGCCCTCGCGCCCGTGCTCCGGGCGAAGCTGGTGGAGCCGACGGGTATCGTGATCGACTCCAAGAGCGGCGTCAGCGGCGCGGGCCGTAGCCCCACGCCGAGCACGCATTTGCCGGAAACCGCCGAGGGGCTCCGGGCCTACAAGGTCGCGGGCAGCCACCGCCACGTGCCGGAGATCGAGCAAGAGCTCGGCCGCGCCGCCGGCGAAGAGATCCGGGTCACCTTCACGCCGCACCTGGCGCCCATGTCGCGCGGCATCCTCACCACGGCGTACGCCCGGCTCAGCCCCGGCACCACCGCCCAAAGCTGCCGGGACGCAGCAAAGAAGCTCTACGCGGGTGGCTTGGTGACGGTGCTGGACGACGGACGGCTACCCGACACGCTGCACGTGCGCGGCTCCGCGCGGGCGCACGTCGCCTACGCCGCCGACGAGCGCACCGGCGTGCTTCTGGCGCTGTGTGCCATCGACAACCTTGCGCGCGGCGCGTCGGCACAAGCGATTCAGGCGCTCAACGTGTCGCTGGGCTGGCCCGACGCGCTGGGACTGCCAGAGGTCGGCCTGTTTCCGTGA